The Deltaproteobacteria bacterium genome includes a region encoding these proteins:
- the nuoE gene encoding NADH-quinone oxidoreductase subunit NuoE, whose translation MWEEDIEEIIQRYRGVSGGLMPALHELQGLCGNYLPEEAVKRLAEGLNVSFSQAYGVATFYTMFSVAPRGKNIIRVCESPPCHLMGAESIIEIVEDELGVRVGETTPDGRFTLELTSCIGVCGVAPAIMINEEVYGNLTRDKIPEILKKYR comes from the coding sequence ATGTGGGAAGAGGACATAGAAGAGATCATCCAAAGGTATAGGGGGGTCTCAGGCGGGCTGATGCCAGCCCTGCATGAGCTCCAAGGGCTATGTGGAAATTATCTCCCTGAGGAAGCGGTCAAGAGGTTGGCCGAGGGTTTGAACGTCTCCTTTAGTCAGGCCTATGGGGTGGCCACCTTTTACACCATGTTCTCGGTGGCACCCAGAGGCAAAAACATCATCAGGGTCTGTGAAAGTCCCCCTTGTCATCTGATGGGTGCCGAGAGCATCATCGAGATAGTGGAGGATGAATTGGGGGTAAGAGTCGGTGAGACCACCCCCGATGGGCGGTTTACCTTAGAGTTGACGAGTTGTATTGGGGTCTGCGGGGTGGCCCCCGCTATAATGATAAATGAAGAGGTCTACGGGAACCTCACCAGAGATAAGATTCCGGAGATATTGAAAAAGTATAGGTGA
- the nuoF gene encoding NADH-quinone oxidoreductase subunit NuoF produces MAFYRAHVLITMDSQSVLMGAHTVKGKLQRRIEELGLQDEVKVIDTGNLGLTGMGVVLVVYPEGVYYVNVTPKDAELIAEEHLLKGRVVKGLLYEAKVPPEVATLWRRKAAERVVLKNCGVINPDSVEEYIAQDGYEALGRALTEMTPEEVVEVVKGSGLRGRGGAGFPTGLKWSFTLPIKEEEKYMICNADEGEPGTFKDRLILEGDPHRIIEGMTIAAYAIGAHKGYIYIRGEYTLSIRRLMQSLEQAREMGFLGRDVFDSGFDFDIEIRTGAGAYICGEETALIESIEGHRGYPRFRPPFPGVVGLWGKPTVVNNVETLANVPPIILKGPEWFKSLGNERCSGTKVYTMLGHINNAGLIEVPMGITLREVIADYGGGMREGKGFKLAQTGGTAGGCVSQELLDVPMDYDSMAEAGTSLGSGALLIMDETTCVVDMVKSFVKFFRHESCGQCTPCREGTHRLYELMDKISQGKGGQEAIDLLEETAQVMAETSLCALGQSPMVSISTSLRFFRDEYLAHAIEGRCPTGVCRMGE; encoded by the coding sequence ATGGCCTTTTACCGAGCCCATGTCCTTATTACCATGGATTCCCAGAGTGTCCTCATGGGGGCCCATACAGTAAAGGGGAAGCTACAGAGGCGGATAGAGGAACTGGGATTACAGGATGAGGTCAAGGTGATAGATACCGGGAACCTGGGCCTCACAGGGATGGGTGTCGTCTTGGTGGTATATCCAGAGGGGGTCTATTATGTAAACGTCACCCCCAAGGACGCCGAGCTGATCGCAGAAGAGCACCTCCTCAAGGGGAGGGTGGTAAAAGGCCTCCTCTATGAGGCCAAGGTACCACCAGAGGTGGCGACCCTATGGAGGAGAAAGGCAGCGGAGAGGGTAGTCCTGAAGAACTGCGGCGTTATTAACCCTGATTCCGTTGAAGAGTACATCGCCCAAGATGGATATGAGGCCTTGGGGAGGGCCCTTACGGAGATGACCCCGGAGGAAGTGGTGGAGGTGGTAAAGGGATCTGGTTTGAGGGGCAGAGGTGGGGCGGGCTTCCCCACCGGCCTGAAATGGAGTTTCACCCTGCCGATAAAAGAAGAAGAGAAATACATGATCTGCAATGCCGATGAAGGGGAACCGGGCACATTTAAAGACCGCCTCATCCTGGAAGGGGATCCCCATCGTATCATTGAGGGGATGACCATTGCCGCCTATGCCATAGGGGCGCACAAAGGCTACATTTACATCAGGGGTGAATATACCCTTTCCATCCGACGCCTCATGCAGTCCCTTGAACAGGCCAGAGAGATGGGTTTTCTGGGTAGGGATGTCTTCGATTCAGGTTTCGATTTCGACATCGAGATTCGCACTGGCGCTGGGGCCTATATCTGTGGCGAGGAGACGGCCCTCATCGAATCCATAGAAGGGCATCGGGGTTATCCCAGGTTTAGGCCCCCTTTTCCTGGTGTAGTAGGGCTCTGGGGCAAGCCTACGGTGGTCAACAATGTGGAGACCCTGGCCAATGTCCCTCCCATCATCCTCAAAGGGCCAGAATGGTTTAAGTCCTTGGGGAATGAGCGCTGTTCAGGTACCAAGGTCTACACCATGTTGGGGCATATCAACAACGCTGGCCTCATAGAGGTCCCCATGGGGATCACCTTGAGGGAGGTGATCGCCGACTATGGCGGCGGGATGCGGGAAGGGAAGGGCTTCAAACTGGCCCAGACAGGGGGGACAGCAGGGGGTTGTGTATCCCAAGAGCTCCTCGATGTCCCCATGGACTATGATTCTATGGCAGAGGCAGGGACCTCGCTAGGGTCCGGTGCCCTCCTGATCATGGACGAGACCACCTGTGTGGTGGATATGGTCAAGTCCTTTGTCAAATTCTTCAGGCATGAATCGTGCGGACAGTGTACCCCCTGCCGAGAGGGGACCCACCGCCTCTATGAGTTGATGGATAAGATATCTCAGGGCAAGGGCGGCCAGGAGGCCATCGACCTTCTCGAGGAAACAGCCCAAGTGATGGCCGAGACCTCGCTGTGCGCCTTGGGCCAGTCACCCATGGTGTCTATCAGCACCTCCTTGCGCTTTTTTCGCGATGAATACCTCGCCCATGCAATAGAAGGGAGGTGCCCCACCGGGGTGTGTCGGATGGGGGAATAG
- the fdhF gene encoding formate dehydrogenase subunit alpha, protein MSQVTITIDGKEIKTDKGKTILEVCQDNGIHIPTLCYHPRLPVVGACRICVVEVEGARTLMTACTTPVDRDGMVIHTNSERVLAARKMVVELLLASGKHDCLTCESNGRCELQDLAYELEVESPRFPVDPPEYPIDDSNPMILRDLNKCVLCGRCVRACNEVQVNRVIDFGYRGARTKIVTAYDRDYAESNCVFCGECVQVCPVGALTERKARFAGRPWDIKRVPTTCAYCGTGCTLDLNIVDGRVVKITGNEEGVVNKGSLCVKGRFGHDFIHHEDRLAKPLIKEDGSFREASWDKALGLVADRFAQIRTKHGPDSIAALSSARCTNEENYLMQKFMRAVIGTNNVDHCARLUHSVTVAGLAAAFGSGAMTNSLVDIYKSDVLFLIGSNTTENHPVVAIKMKQAITKLGAKLIVADPRAIEMARFAHIWLRHTPGTDVALLNGMMHIIIEEALYGEEYVANRTEGFEEMREVLRRYTPEFVEGITGVPQDDLRRAACLYAQAQRASIFYAMGITQHITGTDNVKSLANLAMLCGNVGIEGGGVNPLRGQSNVQGACDLGALPNVFPAYQAVTVEEARRRFEEAWGVKGLPSEPGLTLVEMTTAAAKGELKGLYIMGENPMVSDPDLRHVEEGLRGLDFLVVQDIFLTETAQLADVVLPAASFAEKDGTFTNTERRVQRVCKGVQPPGEARADWEIIADLATRMGYEMRYRSAEEIFAEIAQVTPSYAGISYKRLKKEGGIQWPCPTPDHPGTPYLHKDKFVRGKGLFHSIEFIPPAELPDKEYPLLLTTGRVLYHFHTGTMTRRDEGLNFRYPKGYMEVHPVDAYELGIEDGEIVQVASRRGQIEIPVMVTPKSPQGTVFIPFHFFEAAANRLTNPAFDPIGKIPEYKVCAVKVEKLG, encoded by the coding sequence ATGAGTCAGGTAACAATTACCATAGACGGTAAGGAAATTAAAACGGACAAGGGGAAAACCATTCTTGAGGTCTGCCAGGACAACGGCATCCATATCCCTACGCTTTGTTATCACCCCCGGCTTCCAGTGGTAGGGGCATGCCGAATATGTGTGGTAGAGGTGGAGGGGGCACGGACACTTATGACTGCCTGCACCACCCCTGTTGATAGGGATGGAATGGTAATCCACACGAACAGTGAGAGGGTCCTGGCAGCCAGGAAAATGGTGGTAGAGCTCCTTTTGGCCAGTGGTAAACACGACTGTCTCACCTGCGAGTCTAACGGGAGGTGTGAGCTCCAAGACCTTGCCTATGAGCTAGAGGTAGAGAGTCCCCGCTTTCCCGTTGATCCTCCAGAGTACCCAATTGATGATTCTAACCCTATGATCTTGAGGGATCTCAATAAGTGTGTCCTCTGTGGGCGTTGTGTACGGGCGTGCAATGAGGTGCAGGTGAACCGGGTGATCGACTTTGGCTACAGGGGGGCAAGGACGAAGATCGTCACCGCTTATGATAGAGACTATGCGGAGTCCAACTGCGTGTTTTGCGGTGAGTGCGTGCAGGTCTGCCCTGTAGGGGCACTGACCGAACGAAAGGCCAGATTTGCCGGCAGGCCCTGGGATATTAAACGTGTTCCCACCACCTGCGCCTATTGCGGGACAGGTTGCACCTTAGACCTCAATATCGTCGATGGAAGGGTGGTCAAGATCACGGGCAACGAGGAGGGGGTGGTGAACAAGGGGAGCCTCTGTGTAAAGGGGAGGTTTGGCCACGACTTCATACACCACGAAGATCGTTTGGCCAAACCCCTGATCAAGGAAGATGGCAGCTTCCGGGAGGCCTCCTGGGATAAGGCCTTAGGTCTGGTGGCCGATAGGTTTGCCCAGATTAGGACCAAGCATGGTCCGGATAGCATTGCTGCCCTCAGCTCAGCCCGCTGCACCAATGAGGAAAACTACCTGATGCAGAAGTTTATGAGGGCGGTGATCGGGACCAATAACGTCGACCACTGCGCACGGCTTTGACACTCGGTTACGGTGGCAGGTCTTGCCGCCGCCTTTGGCAGTGGTGCTATGACCAATTCTCTAGTGGACATCTACAAGAGCGATGTATTGTTCCTTATCGGGAGCAACACCACGGAGAACCACCCTGTGGTAGCCATCAAGATGAAACAGGCGATCACCAAGCTGGGGGCCAAGTTGATTGTGGCTGATCCACGTGCGATTGAGATGGCCCGCTTTGCCCACATCTGGCTCCGCCATACCCCTGGTACAGACGTCGCCTTGCTCAATGGAATGATGCACATCATCATCGAGGAGGCACTCTACGGTGAGGAATATGTGGCGAATAGGACTGAGGGCTTCGAGGAGATGAGGGAAGTGTTGCGGCGCTATACCCCGGAGTTTGTGGAGGGGATTACGGGAGTACCCCAAGATGATCTGCGCCGAGCTGCTTGCCTCTATGCGCAGGCCCAGCGGGCCTCCATCTTTTACGCCATGGGGATCACCCAGCACATCACCGGCACTGACAACGTCAAGTCCCTGGCCAATCTGGCCATGCTGTGCGGCAATGTGGGGATTGAGGGAGGGGGTGTGAACCCCCTCAGAGGGCAGAGCAATGTGCAGGGGGCCTGTGACTTGGGGGCCTTGCCTAATGTTTTTCCCGCTTATCAGGCCGTGACCGTTGAGGAGGCCCGCAGGAGATTTGAGGAGGCCTGGGGGGTCAAGGGACTTCCCTCTGAGCCAGGCCTCACCCTGGTGGAGATGACGACTGCGGCTGCCAAAGGGGAACTTAAGGGCCTCTACATAATGGGTGAGAACCCCATGGTGAGCGACCCCGATCTGAGACACGTAGAGGAGGGATTGAGAGGCCTCGATTTTCTGGTAGTCCAAGACATCTTTCTGACGGAGACGGCTCAATTGGCCGATGTGGTGCTGCCTGCCGCCTCCTTTGCTGAGAAAGATGGTACCTTTACCAACACCGAGCGCAGGGTCCAGCGGGTTTGCAAGGGGGTTCAGCCTCCAGGGGAGGCACGGGCCGACTGGGAGATAATCGCCGATCTCGCTACCCGTATGGGCTATGAGATGAGGTATCGTTCGGCCGAGGAGATCTTTGCTGAGATCGCCCAGGTAACCCCCAGCTACGCCGGCATAAGCTATAAGAGGTTGAAAAAAGAAGGGGGGATCCAATGGCCATGTCCCACCCCTGATCACCCTGGGACCCCTTATCTCCATAAGGACAAGTTCGTCAGGGGTAAGGGGCTCTTTCATTCCATTGAATTTATCCCGCCGGCGGAACTGCCGGATAAGGAGTATCCTTTACTCCTTACCACAGGACGGGTCCTCTATCACTTTCATACCGGGACCATGACACGCAGGGATGAGGGTCTGAACTTCCGGTATCCCAAAGGTTATATGGAGGTCCATCCAGTAGATGCCTATGAGTTGGGAATTGAGGATGGAGAGATAGTGCAGGTTGCCTCCCGCAGGGGACAGATCGAGATTCCGGTGATGGTGACCCCCAAATCTCCCCAGGGGACGGTCTTTATCCCCTTTCACTTCTTTGAGGCAGCGGCCAACCGACTCACCAATCCAGCGTTTGATCCCATCGGCAAGATCCCCGAGTACAAGGTGTGTGCCGTAAAGGTGGAAAAACTGGGCTAG